One Tomitella gaofuii DNA segment encodes these proteins:
- a CDS encoding MaoC family dehydratase, with the protein MTVWKTSSIGAHDFASPVTDRWLEDYVAGEVFEYGSITVTEADILEFAQRYDPQSIHIDEDVAREGPFGGLIASGWQTASVFMRMFADNFLTAVGSLSSPGIDELRWTAPVRPGDALRIRVTVDESRRSRSKPDRGIIRTTGEMFNQDGTVVLTLRAMNLIAARSS; encoded by the coding sequence ATGACAGTGTGGAAAACCTCGTCCATCGGTGCCCATGACTTCGCGAGCCCCGTCACCGACCGTTGGCTGGAGGACTACGTGGCGGGCGAGGTGTTCGAGTACGGCTCGATCACCGTGACCGAGGCTGACATTCTGGAGTTCGCGCAACGCTACGATCCGCAATCCATCCACATCGACGAGGACGTGGCGCGCGAGGGGCCGTTCGGCGGGCTCATCGCCAGCGGGTGGCAGACGGCGTCGGTGTTCATGCGGATGTTCGCGGACAACTTCCTCACCGCGGTGGGCAGCCTGTCGTCGCCGGGTATCGACGAGCTGCGCTGGACCGCGCCGGTGCGCCCGGGTGACGCACTGCGGATCCGAGTCACGGTGGACGAATCGCGCCGTTCCCGGTCGAAGCCGGACCGGGGGATCATCCGCACCACCGGTGAGATGTTCAACCAGGACGGCACGGTGGTGCTCACGCTCCGAGCGATGAACCTCATCGCCGCGCGCTCGTCGTGA
- a CDS encoding alpha/beta hydrolase, with protein MERTHVVSAVDGLQLQVYHWSAENPRATVQLAHGLAEHAQRYDRLARALVAAGYDVWAHDHRGHGASVNAAVPHGGFGDAGWAGLVADLVQVSGVVAEAVPGAPHFLVGHSMGSFASQFVLLDRSADYTGVALSGTTALDIAAAAMPEPGSEAAENANLDAYNEGFEGDTGYEWLSRDAEEVAKYVADPLCGFDVQPDLLPSIFGASAPTGDPEALSTISPDVAILVFSGEDDPLAGQGYMPTTVADRYRAAGVKDVELEIYPGARHEIFNETNRDEVTERLISWLDARV; from the coding sequence ATGGAACGCACGCACGTGGTCTCCGCCGTCGACGGCCTGCAGCTGCAGGTCTATCACTGGTCGGCGGAGAACCCGAGGGCCACCGTCCAGCTGGCGCACGGGCTTGCCGAGCACGCCCAGCGCTACGACCGGCTCGCCCGCGCCCTCGTCGCCGCCGGCTACGACGTGTGGGCGCACGATCACCGCGGACACGGGGCGTCGGTCAACGCCGCGGTGCCGCACGGCGGCTTCGGCGACGCCGGATGGGCCGGCCTTGTGGCAGACCTGGTTCAGGTCAGCGGCGTTGTCGCCGAGGCGGTCCCCGGGGCGCCCCACTTCCTCGTCGGGCACTCGATGGGTTCGTTCGCGTCGCAGTTCGTGCTGCTGGACCGTTCCGCCGACTACACGGGCGTCGCGCTGAGCGGAACGACGGCTCTCGACATCGCCGCGGCCGCGATGCCGGAACCGGGTTCGGAGGCCGCGGAGAACGCGAACCTCGACGCCTACAACGAGGGATTCGAAGGCGACACGGGCTACGAGTGGCTTAGCCGCGACGCCGAGGAGGTGGCGAAGTACGTCGCCGATCCGCTGTGCGGGTTCGACGTGCAGCCCGACCTGCTGCCGAGCATCTTCGGGGCCAGCGCACCGACAGGGGACCCGGAGGCGCTGTCGACGATCAGTCCTGACGTCGCAATCCTCGTCTTCAGCGGCGAAGACGATCCGCTTGCCGGCCAGGGCTACATGCCGACGACGGTGGCGGACCGTTACCGCGCCGCCGGGGTGAAGGACGTGGAGCTGGAGATCTATCCGGGTGCGCGGCACGAGATCTTCAACGAGACCAACCGCGACGAGGTGACCGAACGCCTGATCAGCTGGCTTGACGCACGGGTGTGA
- a CDS encoding sirohydrochlorin chelatase produces the protein MSVAGLVIAAHGTRDARGTAALRRLARLVSHEVEVPVRLAFADVAAPTVAESLSTTPAGDVVVVPAFLASGYHVHVDLPAQVFATRSPERRCRLTRGIGPHPAIAAVQAARLRAAGLRSMDSVLMTAVGSSDPRARADVLHAGRLLSDALGAPVRTTSCVDGPSGIVPTVNRMRSEGARRIAVAPYVLAEGHFWSQIAASGADVIAQPIGPDPALARIIVHLMHEAASTATAPRRTSTAHRGPHTSGSLTPVRQAS, from the coding sequence ATGAGCGTCGCCGGGCTCGTCATCGCGGCGCACGGCACCCGGGATGCACGTGGCACCGCAGCCCTCAGACGTCTCGCCCGTCTTGTATCGCACGAAGTCGAGGTACCGGTGCGGCTCGCGTTCGCGGACGTCGCCGCACCGACCGTCGCGGAGAGCCTCTCCACGACGCCCGCCGGGGACGTCGTGGTGGTTCCCGCGTTCCTGGCCTCCGGATACCACGTGCACGTCGACCTACCTGCGCAAGTCTTCGCTACCCGGTCACCGGAGCGTCGCTGCCGACTCACCCGTGGGATCGGGCCCCACCCGGCCATCGCCGCGGTGCAGGCAGCGCGGCTTCGTGCAGCCGGATTGCGCTCGATGGACTCCGTGCTGATGACCGCGGTCGGATCGTCCGATCCCCGGGCCCGCGCTGACGTCCTCCACGCCGGCCGCTTGTTGTCCGATGCGTTGGGCGCCCCGGTCCGCACCACATCATGCGTCGACGGACCTTCCGGTATCGTGCCGACCGTGAACCGGATGCGATCGGAAGGTGCGCGGCGCATCGCCGTCGCGCCGTATGTCCTCGCCGAAGGGCACTTCTGGTCGCAGATCGCCGCATCCGGGGCCGACGTCATCGCACAGCCCATCGGACCGGATCCTGCACTGGCCCGGATCATCGTGCACCTGATGCACGAGGCCGCGTCGACCGCGACCGCGCCGCGGCGGACATCCACCGCCCACCGCGGCCCTCACACCTCCGGATCCCTCACACCCGTGCGTCAAGCCAGCTGA
- the nirD gene encoding nitrite reductase small subunit NirD: MNTRTTSPSTTAVLDSPDRSPVSVSPAPVPDAAAPARRPACHPSTHRDAGGWTPACAMHRLLPGRGVAVLLRGGRQAALFLLTDGSLHAVGNIDPSAGAAVMSRGIVGDRGGEATVASPLLKEVYSLTDGRCLNVPGLTLPVHPVRVEDGVIHVGPAGADSPGI; the protein is encoded by the coding sequence ATGAACACCCGAACGACGTCCCCTTCCACAACTGCGGTGCTGGACTCGCCGGACCGAAGCCCCGTTTCGGTCTCGCCCGCGCCGGTCCCGGACGCGGCCGCGCCGGCCCGTCGTCCCGCGTGCCACCCCAGCACGCACCGCGACGCCGGCGGCTGGACCCCGGCGTGCGCGATGCACCGGCTGTTGCCCGGACGCGGGGTCGCCGTGCTGTTGCGCGGAGGCCGGCAGGCCGCTCTGTTCCTCCTGACCGATGGCAGCCTGCACGCCGTCGGCAACATCGATCCGTCCGCGGGAGCCGCCGTCATGTCACGCGGGATCGTCGGCGACCGCGGCGGCGAAGCGACCGTGGCGTCCCCTCTGCTCAAAGAGGTGTACTCGCTGACAGACGGCCGGTGCCTGAACGTTCCCGGGCTCACCCTCCCCGTGCACCCGGTCCGGGTCGAGGACGGAGTGATCCACGTCGGCCCGGCCGGGGCCGACTCCCCGGGCATATGA
- the nirB gene encoding nitrite reductase large subunit NirB gives MSAQSLVVIGHGMVGHRLVQNLRQRDEADRWSVTVLCEEPWAAYDRVGLSAYVGGWEPNALALDGNDFAGDPLVELRVGDGATAVDVAAHTVVSASGATHPYDALVFATGSYAFRPPVPGADLPGCFVYRTIGDLDAIRAAVEGRDGERAVVVGGGLLGLEAADALRSLGLIPHIVEHNDRLLSAQVDAGGGALLGRLVTDLGLHVHPGSRTDAIAPAGDGLAVHLTGETVLDAAVVVFATGIRPRDAVAGDAGLALAPRGGIATDRAMRTSVPDVYAVGECAAVEGTCYGLVAPGYAMADAVADRLLGGDGEFPGADTSTKLKLLGVDVASFGDIHAADDGALEVVLSDAAKRTYAKLVVSDDASTLLGGILVGDATAYTTLRPLVGSPIPGDPAALISPAGATVGAGSLPDDAEICSCNAVTKASICSAIADGACDLSTVTDRTRAGSTCGGCLPAVKQLLASSGVTLSKALCEHFDQSRAELFEIVRATRTRTFSALIAQHGRGIGCEICKPVVASILASTSSDHILDAEQAALQDTNDHFLANLQKNGTYSVVPRMPGGECTPDQLIIIGEVARDFGLYTKVTGGQRIDLFGARVEQLPQIWRRLVDAGMESGHAYGKSLRTAKSCVGSSWCRYGVQDSLSMAVRLELRYRGLRSPHKLKLGVSGCARECAEARSKDVGVIATETGWNLYVGGNGGQTPTHARQLAGRLDDDALVRCIDRFLMFYIRTADRLQRTARWLEEIDGGLDHVRQVVCEDSFGIAAELDDAMESHVAGYRDEWAAVLDDPETLERFVSFVNAPAEPDPTVAFDDSGPRKVPVLVGMPEFPAANA, from the coding sequence ATGAGCGCGCAGTCATTGGTCGTCATCGGTCACGGGATGGTGGGACACCGCCTGGTGCAGAACCTGCGGCAGCGCGATGAGGCGGACCGCTGGTCGGTGACGGTGCTTTGCGAGGAGCCCTGGGCCGCCTACGACCGCGTCGGCCTGTCCGCCTACGTCGGCGGATGGGAACCGAACGCGTTGGCCCTCGACGGCAACGACTTCGCCGGCGACCCCCTCGTCGAGCTGCGCGTCGGTGACGGCGCCACCGCCGTGGACGTGGCGGCGCACACGGTGGTCTCCGCCTCCGGGGCGACCCACCCGTACGACGCGCTGGTGTTCGCCACCGGGTCGTACGCCTTCCGCCCACCGGTCCCCGGCGCCGACCTTCCCGGCTGCTTCGTCTACCGCACCATCGGAGACCTCGACGCCATCCGTGCCGCCGTCGAGGGCCGCGACGGTGAGCGCGCGGTGGTCGTGGGCGGGGGCCTGCTCGGACTCGAGGCCGCCGATGCCCTACGCTCGCTCGGGCTCATCCCGCACATCGTCGAGCACAACGACAGGCTGCTGTCCGCGCAAGTGGACGCGGGCGGCGGCGCGCTGCTCGGCCGCCTCGTCACCGATCTCGGCCTGCACGTGCATCCCGGCAGCCGCACCGACGCCATCGCACCCGCCGGCGACGGGCTCGCGGTGCACCTGACCGGCGAAACTGTTCTCGACGCAGCCGTGGTGGTGTTCGCGACGGGGATCCGGCCCCGGGACGCCGTGGCGGGCGACGCCGGGCTCGCGCTCGCGCCGCGCGGTGGCATCGCGACCGACCGCGCCATGCGGACCAGCGTCCCCGACGTCTACGCCGTCGGCGAATGCGCCGCTGTCGAGGGAACCTGCTACGGGCTCGTCGCACCCGGCTACGCGATGGCCGACGCGGTCGCGGACCGCCTGCTCGGCGGCGACGGCGAGTTCCCGGGCGCGGACACGTCGACCAAGCTCAAGCTGTTGGGGGTAGACGTGGCGAGCTTCGGCGACATCCACGCCGCCGACGACGGAGCGCTGGAGGTGGTGCTCTCGGACGCGGCGAAGCGCACCTACGCCAAGCTCGTCGTCTCCGACGACGCATCAACGCTGCTCGGCGGCATCCTCGTGGGTGACGCGACGGCGTACACGACGCTGCGCCCGCTCGTCGGGTCACCGATCCCCGGTGATCCGGCCGCGCTGATCTCGCCTGCCGGAGCCACCGTCGGTGCCGGATCGCTGCCGGACGACGCCGAGATCTGTTCCTGCAACGCGGTGACCAAGGCGAGCATCTGCTCGGCCATCGCGGACGGCGCCTGCGACCTGTCCACCGTTACCGATCGCACCCGGGCCGGGTCCACCTGCGGCGGCTGCCTGCCGGCGGTCAAGCAGCTGTTGGCCTCGTCCGGGGTGACACTGTCGAAGGCCCTGTGCGAACACTTCGACCAGTCGCGCGCCGAGCTCTTCGAGATAGTCCGCGCCACCCGCACGCGCACATTCTCCGCCCTCATCGCACAGCACGGACGCGGTATCGGATGTGAGATCTGCAAGCCCGTCGTCGCATCGATCCTCGCCTCCACGTCGTCCGACCACATCCTCGACGCCGAGCAGGCGGCACTGCAGGACACCAACGACCACTTCCTCGCGAACTTGCAGAAGAACGGCACGTACTCCGTCGTCCCCCGCATGCCCGGCGGCGAGTGCACACCCGACCAGCTGATCATCATCGGTGAGGTCGCCCGCGATTTCGGCCTGTACACCAAGGTCACGGGCGGCCAGCGCATCGACCTTTTCGGCGCCCGGGTGGAGCAGCTGCCGCAGATCTGGCGTCGACTGGTGGACGCCGGCATGGAGTCGGGGCACGCGTACGGCAAGTCGCTGCGCACCGCCAAAAGCTGTGTGGGGTCTTCGTGGTGCCGGTACGGCGTGCAGGATTCCCTGTCGATGGCCGTGCGCCTGGAGCTGCGCTACCGGGGGCTGCGGTCGCCGCACAAGCTCAAGCTGGGCGTGTCCGGGTGCGCCCGCGAATGCGCGGAGGCACGGTCGAAGGACGTGGGCGTCATCGCCACCGAGACCGGTTGGAACCTGTACGTGGGCGGCAATGGCGGGCAGACCCCGACGCATGCGCGACAACTCGCGGGCCGACTCGACGACGACGCGCTGGTCCGCTGCATCGACCGGTTCCTCATGTTCTATATCCGCACCGCCGACCGACTCCAGCGCACCGCACGGTGGCTCGAGGAGATCGACGGCGGCCTCGACCACGTGCGGCAGGTCGTGTGCGAGGACTCCTTCGGGATCGCCGCCGAACTCGATGACGCCATGGAGTCGCATGTGGCGGGGTACCGCGACGAGTGGGCCGCCGTGCTCGACGACCCGGAGACCCTGGAGCGGTTCGTGTCCTTCGTCAACGCTCCCGCGGAGCCGGATCCCACCGTCGCGTTCGACGATTCGGGACCGCGCAAAGTGCCGGTGCTCGTGGGGATGCCGGAGTTCCCCGCTGCGAACGCGTGA
- a CDS encoding FAD-dependent oxidoreductase: MGNGMAGTRLVEQLRALDPSGARVRITVIGDEPHPAYNRVLLSNVLSGGIGPAQTRMRSGGWRPGDGVTVRTGVRATGIDVAARSLTLDGGHPPVEYDELVLTTGSAPNLPRIDGAYRDDGTPARGVTTFRTLDDCAAIAAAAHPGARVVIVGAGLLGLEAARGVLMRGAAVTLVHPQDYPMDRQLDRDGGAVLARIVRGLGAELVVGRRAAEFVRGDDRAGHALLLDDGTRVATDLLILAAGTVPRTELARSAGITAADGIVVDDTLRTSAPHVWAAGDCCEHDGVVYGLVQPAWEQTAVLAARLCGARDTVYSGSTQVTRLKAHDIDLVAMGRVDVGGHDQGHEVLTLADPARGRYAKAVVRAGRLVGALSLGNPGVAGAFTQLFDSNGPVPQDRMSLLIGHAPPGVETAGTDAGPESVVCRCNSVTRGRIAEAWRNGARSDEAVARATRAGTGCGGCRGVVGTLCEGWNMHGQSGIHDSGADRDDRTGAKGDAA; this comes from the coding sequence GTGGGCAACGGGATGGCCGGTACCCGGCTTGTCGAGCAGCTTCGGGCGCTCGACCCTTCCGGCGCGCGGGTCAGGATCACCGTCATCGGCGACGAGCCGCATCCCGCCTACAATCGCGTCCTGCTCTCGAACGTCCTCTCCGGAGGCATCGGTCCCGCACAGACACGCATGCGTTCGGGCGGGTGGCGGCCCGGCGACGGCGTCACCGTCCGCACCGGCGTGCGGGCCACGGGCATCGATGTCGCGGCGCGATCACTCACGCTGGACGGCGGGCACCCGCCGGTGGAGTACGACGAGTTGGTCCTGACGACGGGAAGCGCACCGAACCTCCCACGTATCGACGGCGCCTATCGCGACGACGGCACGCCGGCGCGCGGCGTGACGACGTTCCGGACCTTGGACGACTGCGCGGCCATCGCGGCCGCAGCGCACCCCGGCGCGCGGGTCGTCATCGTCGGGGCGGGACTGCTGGGACTCGAGGCGGCCCGCGGCGTGCTGATGCGCGGTGCCGCGGTGACACTGGTGCACCCGCAGGACTATCCGATGGACCGCCAGCTCGACAGGGACGGCGGCGCCGTACTCGCCCGCATCGTGCGCGGGCTCGGTGCCGAGCTGGTGGTCGGCCGGCGCGCGGCCGAGTTCGTTCGCGGCGACGATCGTGCCGGCCACGCACTGCTGCTCGACGACGGCACGCGCGTCGCCACCGACCTGCTGATCCTCGCCGCAGGGACCGTCCCCCGCACGGAGCTCGCACGCTCCGCGGGTATCACCGCGGCGGACGGGATCGTCGTCGACGACACCCTGCGCACCAGCGCCCCGCACGTGTGGGCCGCGGGCGACTGCTGCGAGCACGACGGCGTGGTCTACGGGCTGGTGCAGCCCGCATGGGAACAGACCGCGGTGCTCGCCGCACGGCTCTGCGGTGCACGGGACACCGTCTACTCCGGCAGCACGCAGGTCACGCGGCTCAAGGCGCATGACATCGACCTCGTCGCCATGGGCCGCGTCGACGTCGGCGGCCATGACCAGGGGCACGAGGTGCTCACCCTCGCCGACCCGGCGCGCGGACGCTACGCCAAGGCGGTCGTCCGCGCGGGTCGGCTCGTCGGAGCGCTCTCGCTCGGCAATCCCGGCGTGGCCGGCGCTTTCACGCAACTATTCGACTCGAACGGACCGGTGCCACAGGACCGGATGTCGCTGCTGATCGGCCACGCACCCCCGGGCGTCGAGACGGCCGGGACGGACGCAGGTCCCGAGTCGGTGGTGTGCCGCTGCAACTCGGTGACCCGCGGCCGGATCGCCGAGGCGTGGCGGAACGGCGCCCGGTCCGACGAGGCGGTCGCACGCGCCACCCGGGCCGGCACCGGTTGCGGCGGCTGCCGCGGTGTCGTCGGAACGCTATGCGAGGGCTGGAACATGCATGGACAGAGTGGAATCCACGACAGCGGTGCGGACCGAGACGACCGCACTGGAGCGAAGGGAGACGCGGCATGA
- a CDS encoding molybdopterin oxidoreductase family protein produces the protein MTATHCPYCGLQCAMTVSGDARNRATVTARDFPTNRGGLCQKGWTSAELLTHPDRLITPLVRDGAGALRPATWNRALDAVADGIRRTRRRHGRNAVAVYGSGGLTNEKAYMLGKFARVAVGTANIDYNGRFCMSSAAAAARRAFGVDRGLPFPVSDLTGARAIMLAGANIAETMPPLLGHLRCAAEDGGLIVVDPRRTPTAELAEQSGGVHLPVAPGTDTAVALGMLHIAVTEGYADQEFIDGRTRGFDAAWAAAGRWWPHRVESVTGVSADALRRAVRTLAGSRDAGTGAYILTGRGAEQHAHGTDTVSAVIDLALAMGLPGRRGCGYGTVTGQGNGQGGREHGQKADQLPGYRNLSDALDREHIARVWDVPEASLPDGGASAYELFDRAGMDGTGPDGGVRALLVHGANPAVSAPHSAHVVERLRSLDLLVVSDFVLSETAAMADVVLPVLQWAEEDGTTTSLEGRVLFRRRAVSPPPGARSELQVLSDLAQRLGHPPSRFPATPRAVFEELRRASAGGAADYAGISYERLDRGEALHWPCPAENHPGTPRLFLDRFATPDGRARFAGVDHRGPGEATDDDHPLFATTGRILTQYQSGAQTRRIAELVDVAPEAFVQVHPDTAERSSVHDGALARVVGRRGTMTARVRVDEAMRPDTVFVPFHFPGRARANLLTNPLLDPTSRMPEFKVCAVRLEAL, from the coding sequence ATGACCGCCACGCACTGTCCGTACTGCGGACTCCAGTGCGCGATGACGGTCTCGGGCGACGCACGGAACCGCGCCACTGTCACGGCCCGCGACTTCCCCACCAACCGCGGCGGGCTCTGCCAGAAGGGCTGGACGAGTGCAGAGCTGCTGACGCACCCCGACAGGCTCATCACGCCGCTGGTGCGCGACGGCGCCGGAGCGTTGCGACCGGCCACGTGGAACCGCGCGCTCGACGCCGTCGCCGACGGGATCAGGCGCACCCGGCGGCGCCACGGCCGGAACGCGGTCGCCGTCTACGGCAGCGGCGGGCTGACCAACGAGAAGGCCTACATGCTGGGAAAGTTCGCCCGCGTCGCCGTGGGAACCGCGAACATCGACTACAACGGCCGTTTCTGCATGTCGTCGGCGGCGGCAGCGGCCAGGCGCGCATTCGGCGTCGACCGGGGACTGCCGTTCCCTGTGTCGGACCTCACGGGCGCGCGGGCGATCATGCTCGCCGGCGCCAACATCGCCGAGACCATGCCACCGCTGCTGGGGCACTTGCGCTGCGCGGCCGAGGACGGCGGCCTCATCGTCGTCGACCCGCGCCGGACCCCCACCGCCGAGCTGGCAGAGCAATCCGGGGGCGTGCACCTCCCCGTCGCACCCGGCACCGACACGGCCGTGGCGTTGGGCATGCTCCACATCGCCGTCACCGAGGGATACGCCGACCAGGAGTTCATCGACGGGCGCACCCGTGGTTTCGACGCCGCCTGGGCCGCTGCCGGCAGGTGGTGGCCGCACCGCGTCGAGTCGGTGACCGGCGTGTCCGCCGACGCGCTGCGCCGGGCGGTACGGACCCTCGCCGGCTCCCGCGACGCCGGCACCGGCGCCTACATCCTCACCGGGCGCGGGGCCGAACAGCACGCGCACGGCACCGACACGGTCTCCGCCGTCATCGACCTCGCGCTGGCGATGGGGCTGCCCGGCAGACGTGGCTGCGGCTACGGCACCGTCACCGGACAGGGCAACGGGCAGGGCGGCCGTGAGCACGGCCAGAAGGCCGATCAGCTCCCCGGGTACCGGAACCTGTCCGACGCCCTCGACCGCGAACACATTGCACGCGTGTGGGACGTGCCGGAGGCGTCTCTGCCGGACGGGGGCGCGTCGGCCTACGAGTTGTTCGACCGGGCCGGTATGGACGGCACCGGACCGGACGGCGGAGTTCGGGCGCTACTGGTGCACGGCGCCAACCCGGCAGTGTCGGCTCCGCACTCCGCGCACGTCGTCGAGCGCCTGCGCTCGCTGGATCTGCTCGTGGTGAGCGACTTCGTGCTCTCGGAGACCGCGGCGATGGCCGACGTGGTGCTGCCGGTGCTGCAGTGGGCGGAGGAGGACGGCACCACGACGAGCCTCGAGGGCCGGGTGTTGTTCCGCCGCCGGGCGGTATCCCCGCCTCCGGGCGCGCGCAGCGAACTGCAGGTGTTGTCGGACCTCGCGCAGCGGCTCGGCCACCCGCCAAGCAGGTTTCCCGCCACACCGCGGGCGGTGTTCGAAGAGCTCCGCCGCGCGTCGGCCGGGGGCGCGGCCGACTACGCGGGCATCAGCTACGAGCGCCTCGACCGCGGCGAAGCGTTGCACTGGCCGTGCCCCGCCGAGAACCACCCGGGCACGCCCCGACTGTTCCTCGACCGGTTCGCCACGCCTGACGGGCGGGCCCGCTTCGCCGGCGTGGACCACCGCGGCCCCGGGGAGGCCACCGACGACGACCACCCGCTGTTCGCGACCACCGGCCGCATCCTCACGCAGTACCAATCCGGCGCCCAGACCCGCCGCATCGCGGAACTCGTGGACGTCGCCCCCGAGGCATTCGTGCAGGTGCACCCCGACACCGCGGAACGCAGCAGCGTCCACGACGGCGCGTTGGCACGGGTGGTGGGTCGCCGCGGCACGATGACGGCCCGTGTCCGGGTGGACGAGGCGATGCGCCCCGACACGGTGTTCGTCCCCTTCCACTTCCCCGGGCGCGCCCGCGCGAACCTGCTGACCAACCCGCTGCTCGATCCGACCAGCCGGATGCCGGAGTTCAAGGTGTGCGCCGTGCGATTGGAGGCCCTGTGA